In Melospiza georgiana isolate bMelGeo1 chromosome 15, bMelGeo1.pri, whole genome shotgun sequence, one genomic interval encodes:
- the REEP2 gene encoding receptor expression-enhancing protein 2 isoform X2, translated as MMYWIVFAFFTTAETLTDIVLSWFPFYFELKIAFVIWLLSPYTKGSSVLYRKFVHPTLSNKEKEIDEYITQACDKSYETMMRVGKRGLNLAANAAVTAAAKGQGVLSEKLRSFSMQDLTLIRDEDTVHMRSRDPQLHPSGASLLETIEDSASCYSSGEESSVAHRSNGTPSDARTDPSDEDAGDKLPKRTQSLKTPKKLPVRSVKARPKKKAAGSLASGESS; from the exons ATGATGTATTGGATTGTATTTGCCTTTTTCACCACTGCAGAAACACTCACAGACATTGTTCTTTCTTG GTTTCCCTTTTATTTCGAGCTGAAAATCGCATTTGTGATTTGGCTGCTCTCCCCTTACACAAAGGGCTCCAGTGTCCTCTACAGGAAGTTTGTGCACCCAACGCTCTCCAATAAGGAGAAG GAAATTGATGAATACATTACTCAGGCTTGTGACAAGAGCTACGAAACCATGATGCGAGTTGGCAAGAGAGGGTTAAACCTTGCTGCCAATGCAGCGGTTACTGCAGCTGCAAAG GGCCAGGGAGTTTTGTCTGAGAAGCTTCGAAGTTTCAGCATGCAGGATCTCACTCTGATCCGAGATGAAGATACTGTGCATATGCGAAGCCGTGATCCACAGCTGCACCCCTCTGGTGCAAGTCTTCTGGAAACTATTGAAGACTCAG CTTCGTGTTACTCCTcaggagaggagagcagtgTGGCACATCGGTCTAATGGAACCCCGTCAGATGCTAGAACAGACCCATCAGATGAAGATGCAGGAGACAAACTTCCTAAACGAACCCAGAGTCTCAAAACTCCTAAAAAG CTTCCTGTGAGAAGTGTAAAAGCCCGCCCTAAGAAGAAAGCTGCTGGCTCTCTTGCTTCTGGCGAGTCATCCTAA